From Alphaproteobacteria bacterium:
GGGGGCAATGTGCAGCATTATACCCAGAAAAACCCATTTACGACATCCCGGCGCATCCACACGTTACCGGTGCTGAATTGGTCGAGAATTTGCATCAACAAGCGCTGTCATTTCAGCCCGTTTTTCATTTAGGCGAACAAGTCAGTGATATCGCGTGTCTTGATGCCGATGGGAAAAAATGGCGCGTTTCAGGAACAAAAGGAACCGAAGTTGAAGCAGAAGCAATCATTATTGCAGCCGGCGTCGGAGCCTTTGGACCGAATCGCCCACCCCTAGCAGGAATTGAGGATTTCGAAAAAGAATCCGTTCATTATTGTGTTAATTCGCGGGAAAGCTATCGCGGCAAACATATTGTGATCGCCGGTGGCGGGGATTCAGCTGTTGATTGGGCGTTGTCCTTGCAAGAAATAGCCGCTAGCGTTTCTGTTGTTCATCGCCGCCCAAAATTCCGCGCTGCACCCGATAGCGAATCCAAACTTAAGCAATTAAGTGCGGCTGGTAAAATCGATCTTGTCGTTCCCTATCAGCTGTCCGCATTGTCGGGGCAAAATGGGCGACTAGAATCCGTTGTGGTTGAATCCCTTAACGGAGAAAAAAGATCCCTTAGGGCGGATGTCCTGCTACCATTTTTTGGTTTATCGATGGATTTGGGACCTATTACCAATTGGGGGCTGGAAACTTCGGATGGTAACATAGCCATCAATCAGGCTACCGCGGAAACGAATCGACCTGGTATTTATGCCATTGGTGATATTGCAACGTATCCCCATAAACTAAAATTGATCCTGGTGGGATTCGCAGAAGCAGCACAGGCCGCCCACGCGATTCGACATTTTTTACGCCCAGAGGAAACGGTTCATTTTGAATATTCGACGACAAAGGGTATGCCCATAGGCGTTTAACTGCACCCCCCATTTTTGTTACCGATTATTTTGTTACAGTATTAAGGTTTTGTTAGTTGAGTAGAGGAAGCCAATCACTCAAGCTTCCCCCCTCCTCAGAACCGGACTTGCCCAATTAAGGCATCCGGCTCCCGATTCAATAATGGGCCATAACACCTCTGTCGGTCTTACCCAGAATCGATACCGTCTTATA
This genomic window contains:
- a CDS encoding NAD(P)/FAD-dependent oxidoreductase; translated protein: MTVHTTDVVVIGAGPVGLFSVFECGMLGLKCHVFDALDRVGGQCAALYPEKPIYDIPAHPHVTGAELVENLHQQALSFQPVFHLGEQVSDIACLDADGKKWRVSGTKGTEVEAEAIIIAAGVGAFGPNRPPLAGIEDFEKESVHYCVNSRESYRGKHIVIAGGGDSAVDWALSLQEIAASVSVVHRRPKFRAAPDSESKLKQLSAAGKIDLVVPYQLSALSGQNGRLESVVVESLNGEKRSLRADVLLPFFGLSMDLGPITNWGLETSDGNIAINQATAETNRPGIYAIGDIATYPHKLKLILVGFAEAAQAAHAIRHFLRPEETVHFEYSTTKGMPIGV